A genomic region of Microbacterium schleiferi contains the following coding sequences:
- a CDS encoding anthranilate synthase component II → MTAGPQIVAPVLVVDNHDSFVHTLVGYLHELGAETVMVEADQVEPDAVPRLVGDHAGILVSPGPGRPADTAASQFLVREAVDRGVPVLGVCLGHQVIAEALGARVTVAPELFHGVTSPVSHDGSMLFAGIPSPFVANRYHSLSVEPDTLPDDLVITARTDSGIVMGIAHRRAPLWGVQFHPESVLTEGGYRLLANWLERVGVTGAVHRSHSLRPHIAITA, encoded by the coding sequence GTGACCGCCGGTCCACAGATCGTCGCCCCGGTGCTCGTGGTCGACAATCACGACAGTTTCGTGCACACCCTCGTGGGATATCTGCACGAGTTGGGCGCCGAGACGGTCATGGTCGAAGCCGATCAGGTCGAGCCGGATGCCGTCCCTCGCCTCGTCGGCGACCATGCCGGAATCCTCGTCTCCCCCGGTCCCGGTCGGCCTGCCGACACCGCGGCTTCGCAGTTCCTCGTTCGTGAGGCTGTCGACCGCGGCGTCCCCGTCCTGGGGGTCTGCCTCGGGCACCAGGTGATCGCTGAGGCGCTGGGTGCTCGGGTCACTGTTGCTCCTGAACTGTTCCACGGTGTCACTTCGCCGGTCAGCCACGACGGCTCGATGCTGTTCGCCGGCATTCCGTCGCCGTTCGTCGCCAACCGGTATCACTCGCTGTCGGTGGAGCCCGACACGCTCCCCGACGATCTTGTGATCACGGCTCGCACCGACAGCGGAATCGTGATGGGGATCGCTCACCGCCGCGCTCCGCTGTGGGGAGTCCAGTTCCACCCCGAGAGCGTCCTCACCGAGGGCGGCTACCGCCTCCTGGCGAACTGGTTGGAACGCGTCGGTGTTACGGGTGCCGTGCACCGCTCCCACAGTCTGCGACCCCACATCGCCATCACCGCCTGA
- a CDS encoding cell division protein CrgA: protein MARPSNDDEPIVETSSADSAPNPVWFKPVMIGLMLLGLVWVLVFYISGMQFPIPGIDAWNLVIGFGIAFVGFLMTTRWR from the coding sequence ATGGCACGCCCGAGCAACGACGACGAACCGATCGTCGAGACCAGCAGCGCGGATTCCGCACCGAACCCGGTCTGGTTCAAGCCGGTCATGATCGGGCTCATGCTCTTGGGCTTGGTTTGGGTTCTGGTCTTCTATATCAGCGGCATGCAGTTCCCGATTCCCGGGATCGATGCCTGGAACCTCGTGATCGGATTCGGCATCGCCTTCGTCGGTTTCCTCATGACTACGCGCTGGCGCTGA
- a CDS encoding rhomboid family intramembrane serine protease — translation MTTSEEFRSNRDNFCYRHPDRQSFVLCQRCMRTICPECQTQAAVGVICPECMREQRATRTSAQKKAERRWSRAPVAAVGTQRPTATYVIIAITAAVFVLQLFIPAIDGLFAFNSVYVIPSIAFEPWRLLTAVFLHSSFFHVGLNMLALWMIGRSLEPLLGHGRFVALYLLSGLGGSVGVALIAPGIWVVGASGAVFGLLGALLVIGRHIGANITGILIVLGINLVIGFIPGYNIAWQAHVGGLVVGALIGLVFARTRTRARQPLQIGLLVLIGVGLLALLAVPAVFYV, via the coding sequence GTGACGACTTCCGAGGAGTTCCGCAGCAACCGGGACAACTTCTGCTACCGGCATCCGGACCGGCAGAGCTTTGTGCTGTGCCAGCGCTGCATGCGCACCATCTGTCCGGAGTGTCAGACGCAGGCCGCCGTCGGCGTGATCTGCCCGGAGTGCATGCGCGAACAGCGCGCCACGCGGACGAGCGCGCAGAAGAAGGCTGAGCGGCGCTGGTCTCGGGCGCCCGTGGCGGCGGTCGGCACGCAGCGTCCGACGGCAACCTACGTCATCATCGCGATCACCGCCGCGGTGTTCGTGCTGCAGCTGTTCATCCCAGCGATTGACGGACTGTTCGCGTTCAACAGCGTCTACGTCATCCCGTCGATCGCGTTCGAGCCGTGGCGGCTCCTCACGGCGGTCTTCCTGCACTCGAGCTTTTTCCACGTCGGCTTGAACATGCTGGCGCTGTGGATGATCGGCAGATCGCTGGAACCACTCCTCGGGCACGGCCGATTCGTCGCGCTCTACCTGCTGTCCGGCCTCGGCGGCTCGGTCGGGGTTGCCCTCATCGCGCCGGGAATCTGGGTCGTCGGGGCTTCTGGCGCCGTCTTCGGTCTTCTCGGTGCCCTCTTGGTGATCGGTCGCCATATCGGGGCGAACATCACGGGCATCCTGATCGTGCTCGGCATCAACCTCGTGATCGGGTTCATCCCTGGCTACAACATCGCTTGGCAGGCCCACGTCGGCGGCCTTGTTGTCGGTGCGCTGATCGGATTGGTCTTCGCTCGCACGCGCACCCGGGCCAGGCAACCGCTGCAGATCGGTCTTCTGGTCCTCATCGGCGTGGGCCTGCTGGCCCTGCTCGCGGTCCCCGCGGTGTTCTACGTGTGA
- a CDS encoding FtsW/RodA/SpoVE family cell cycle protein: MADPAITREPAPEISADTAVVRALKRLRTPQKQRNRELGLLLFALVLSLGALVLVQLGVMGEIAPGYLIAFGGLFTTVIAVHVALRVWARDADPFVVPIATLLTGLGIAMIYRIDLAIGAEGWDAASVRQLAWAGIAILGCLAVVIALRNYRVLFRYTYIFGFVGIALLLLPIVPGLGTDANADVWVSLGIFSFQPGELAKISLAIFFAGYLVRTRESLSSVGTRFLGMTWPRARELGPLLVLWLISLGIIVLQRDLGTGLLLFGMFVAMLYVATGKTSWVVIGLVLAAAGAFFASRILTYVGGRFDNWLDPFNPERIDATGGSFQLVQGIYGLAHGGLIGTGLGQGRPYITPLSQSDYILPSLGEELGLAGVFAILLLYMVFVARGIRIGVAGQDDFGKLLATGLAFTIALQVFIMVGGVTRVIPVTGLTTPFLAAGGSSLVANWIIVALLLRISDAVRSRPRAVIG; the protein is encoded by the coding sequence GTGGCTGATCCCGCGATCACGCGCGAGCCGGCGCCCGAGATCTCGGCCGACACGGCAGTCGTCCGGGCACTCAAGCGCCTGCGTACACCCCAAAAGCAGCGCAACCGCGAGCTGGGCCTGCTGCTGTTCGCCCTCGTGCTCTCCCTCGGCGCGCTCGTGCTGGTCCAGCTCGGCGTCATGGGCGAGATCGCGCCGGGCTACCTCATCGCGTTCGGTGGGCTGTTCACGACAGTGATCGCCGTCCACGTCGCCCTGCGCGTGTGGGCACGCGATGCCGACCCGTTCGTCGTGCCGATAGCCACCCTGCTCACGGGGCTCGGGATCGCAATGATCTACCGCATCGACCTCGCGATCGGCGCGGAGGGCTGGGATGCGGCGTCGGTTCGCCAGCTCGCGTGGGCGGGGATCGCGATCCTCGGATGCCTCGCCGTCGTGATCGCGCTGCGCAACTACCGCGTGCTGTTCCGCTACACCTACATCTTCGGGTTCGTCGGGATCGCGCTGCTCCTGCTCCCGATCGTGCCGGGCCTGGGAACCGACGCGAACGCCGACGTCTGGGTGTCGCTGGGGATCTTCTCGTTCCAGCCCGGTGAGCTCGCAAAGATCTCGCTGGCGATCTTCTTCGCCGGCTACCTCGTGCGCACGCGCGAGAGTCTGAGCTCTGTCGGCACCCGGTTCCTCGGCATGACGTGGCCGCGAGCGCGCGAGCTCGGACCCCTGCTCGTGCTCTGGCTGATCTCGCTCGGCATCATCGTGCTGCAGCGCGACCTCGGCACCGGCCTGCTGCTGTTCGGCATGTTCGTCGCGATGCTCTACGTTGCCACCGGCAAGACCTCCTGGGTCGTCATCGGTCTCGTGCTGGCAGCCGCCGGCGCGTTCTTCGCCTCGCGCATCCTGACCTACGTCGGCGGACGCTTCGACAACTGGCTCGACCCCTTCAACCCCGAGCGCATCGATGCAACCGGCGGCAGCTTCCAGCTCGTACAAGGCATCTACGGCCTCGCCCATGGCGGCCTGATCGGCACCGGACTCGGGCAGGGCCGCCCGTACATCACACCGCTGTCGCAGAGCGACTACATCCTCCCCAGCCTTGGCGAAGAGCTCGGCCTTGCCGGTGTCTTCGCGATCCTGCTGCTGTACATGGTGTTCGTCGCCCGCGGCATCCGGATCGGTGTCGCCGGGCAGGATGACTTCGGCAAGCTTCTTGCGACCGGCCTCGCCTTCACGATCGCGTTGCAGGTGTTCATCATGGTCGGCGGGGTCACCCGCGTGATCCCCGTCACGGGACTCACGACGCCGTTCCTGGCGGCGGGCGGATCCTCGCTCGTGGCCAACTGGATCATCGTGGCGCTCCTGCTGCGGATCTCGGATGCCGTCCGCAGCCGACCTCGTGCGGTGATCGGATGA
- a CDS encoding peptidylprolyl isomerase: MPQHTAVATIHTNHGDIVVNLFGDQAPRTVQNFVGLSDGTRDWTHPATGKPGEGALYTDVIFHRIIEGFMIQGGDPLGVGTGGPGYNFNDEISPELTFTEPYKLAMANAGLRRNAITGQAEGTNGSQFFITVPGQGGRGPEWLQGKHTIFGEVADDESRRVVDAISAVATGPGDRPVEPVVISSIDIASV, encoded by the coding sequence ATGCCTCAGCACACCGCGGTCGCCACGATCCACACTAACCACGGCGACATCGTCGTCAACCTTTTCGGGGACCAGGCCCCGCGCACGGTCCAGAACTTCGTCGGCCTCTCCGACGGAACCCGTGACTGGACACACCCGGCCACCGGCAAGCCGGGTGAGGGCGCGCTCTACACGGATGTCATCTTCCACCGCATCATCGAGGGCTTCATGATCCAGGGCGGCGACCCGCTGGGCGTCGGCACGGGTGGTCCCGGATACAACTTCAACGACGAGATCAGCCCCGAGCTCACCTTCACCGAGCCGTACAAGCTCGCGATGGCCAACGCCGGACTGCGCCGCAATGCCATCACCGGCCAGGCCGAGGGCACGAACGGTTCCCAGTTCTTCATCACGGTTCCCGGTCAGGGCGGCCGTGGTCCCGAGTGGCTTCAGGGCAAGCACACGATCTTCGGTGAGGTCGCGGATGACGAATCCCGCCGTGTCGTCGACGCGATCAGCGCCGTCGCTACCGGCCCCGGCGACCGCCCGGTCGAGCCCGTCGTCATCTCGTCGATCGACATCGCTTCGGTCTGA
- a CDS encoding PP2C family protein-serine/threonine phosphatase, producing the protein MVFEGSSAALSHTGKVRSNNQDSGYAGSNLFVVADGMGGHAGGDVASSIAIAQLTDLDRPFDSPAAAERALGEAITDTAATLIDTVAVRPELAGMGTTVSALAMVDDYAVIAHIGDSRVYLYRDGALTQITTDHTFVQRLVDSGRITPEEARYHPRRSVLMRVLGDMSPNPEIDTFVMPTQPGDRWLLCSDGLCGVVPDTQTAKALGADLAPARTADALLKMALDAGAPDNVTIVLVDVGGQHPLFSGTATVVGSASNPEGIDVPAARSSRTSWLHPARQAANEPSHFEPAPEFLEELIEEDRRRSRRRQLAWIAGFVIVLAMIGVALFGAYQWTQTRFFVGADDDTVVIYRGIQQNIGPISLSTPYEDTGILLADLQSFDRTTVERTISARSLADARAIVDRIESRAEVPSG; encoded by the coding sequence ATGGTCTTCGAAGGATCCAGCGCGGCACTCTCGCACACCGGGAAGGTGCGCTCGAACAATCAGGATTCCGGGTACGCCGGATCCAACCTGTTCGTCGTCGCCGACGGGATGGGCGGCCACGCCGGGGGCGACGTTGCCTCGAGCATCGCGATCGCGCAGCTCACCGACCTCGACCGGCCCTTCGACTCACCGGCAGCTGCCGAACGGGCCCTCGGCGAGGCGATTACCGACACCGCGGCGACACTCATCGACACCGTCGCCGTGCGCCCGGAACTTGCCGGCATGGGAACGACAGTGAGCGCCCTCGCGATGGTCGACGACTATGCCGTCATCGCCCACATCGGCGACTCCCGAGTGTACCTGTACCGCGATGGCGCGCTGACGCAGATCACCACAGACCACACCTTCGTCCAGCGCCTCGTGGACTCGGGGCGCATCACCCCCGAGGAGGCGCGGTATCACCCGCGGCGCTCGGTGCTCATGCGCGTGCTCGGGGATATGTCACCGAACCCCGAGATCGACACGTTCGTCATGCCGACCCAGCCGGGCGATCGCTGGCTCCTGTGCTCGGACGGGCTGTGCGGGGTCGTCCCCGACACCCAGACCGCCAAGGCCCTGGGGGCCGATCTCGCTCCCGCCCGGACCGCGGATGCCCTGCTGAAGATGGCCCTGGACGCGGGAGCGCCCGACAACGTCACGATCGTGCTGGTCGATGTCGGCGGTCAGCATCCGCTCTTCTCGGGAACGGCGACGGTTGTCGGTTCCGCGTCCAACCCGGAAGGGATCGACGTTCCCGCCGCGCGCAGCTCGCGCACGAGCTGGCTCCACCCTGCGCGCCAGGCCGCCAACGAACCGAGCCACTTCGAGCCCGCACCGGAGTTCCTCGAGGAGCTCATCGAAGAGGACCGGCGCCGCTCGCGCCGTCGTCAGCTCGCCTGGATCGCGGGCTTCGTGATCGTGCTGGCGATGATCGGTGTCGCCCTCTTCGGGGCGTACCAGTGGACGCAGACCCGATTCTTCGTCGGCGCCGACGACGACACTGTCGTCATCTACCGCGGCATCCAGCAGAACATCGGCCCGATCTCGCTGTCGACCCCGTACGAAGACACCGGCATCCTGCTGGCCGACCTCCAGTCGTTCGACCGCACAACCGTCGAGCGCACCATCTCGGCACGATCTCTGGCAGACGCGCGAGCGATCGTCGACAGAATCGAATCGCGAGCGGAGGTGCCCAGTGGCTGA
- a CDS encoding FHA domain-containing protein FhaB/FipA, with product MSELTLLLLQIGFLLVLWFFVFAVVYSLRADVFGVRVRRMPEAAAPAAPAPRETAPVAPTALTAPSAAAGDPAKKDTVSRIVITSGPKTGLELPLGTEPLTIGRSSESGLVIRDDYTSSHHARLLLWGDQWMLQDLDSTNGTWHDGVRVSAPVEVKIGAPIKVGATTFELRK from the coding sequence ATGAGCGAACTGACGCTTCTTCTGCTGCAGATCGGGTTCCTCCTGGTGCTGTGGTTCTTCGTGTTCGCCGTCGTGTACTCGCTGCGCGCCGACGTCTTCGGCGTGCGCGTGCGACGGATGCCGGAGGCGGCGGCACCGGCTGCCCCAGCGCCCCGCGAGACCGCTCCCGTGGCCCCCACAGCCCTGACGGCCCCGTCGGCAGCTGCCGGCGACCCCGCGAAGAAAGACACCGTCTCGCGCATCGTGATCACCAGCGGCCCGAAGACCGGTCTCGAGCTGCCGCTGGGCACCGAGCCGCTGACGATCGGGCGATCCAGCGAGTCGGGGCTCGTCATCCGTGACGACTACACCTCGAGCCATCACGCCCGCCTGCTGCTGTGGGGCGACCAGTGGATGCTGCAAGACCTCGATTCGACGAACGGCACGTGGCACGACGGCGTACGCGTGTCAGCGCCGGTCGAGGTGAAGATCGGCGCCCCCATCAAGGTCGGCGCCACGACCTTCGAACTGCGGAAGTAA
- a CDS encoding class E sortase, with the protein MIGELLITVGVLAFLYVGWQLWLGDVIQGAQKNAAGSELSEQWAQATQTAPPSPEASATPEPTATTEADVPIPVLGQPDDAQEFAVMHVPRWGPDYSVKIAGGVSRARTLDPIGIGHYPNTQMPGESGNFAVAGHRTTYGKPFSDIETLRIGDAIVVETEAGWYTYRFRTLEYVHPTETSVLGAVPQMDVAAGDAYITMTSCSPRWSMTERIVAYGVFESFTPRADGPPASLTEGIA; encoded by the coding sequence GTGATCGGGGAACTGCTCATCACGGTTGGTGTCTTGGCCTTCCTGTATGTCGGATGGCAACTCTGGCTCGGAGACGTCATCCAGGGTGCGCAGAAGAACGCCGCCGGCAGCGAGCTCTCGGAGCAGTGGGCCCAGGCCACCCAGACCGCGCCACCCTCGCCGGAGGCCTCGGCCACGCCGGAACCGACCGCGACGACCGAGGCGGACGTTCCCATCCCGGTTCTCGGGCAACCTGACGATGCGCAAGAGTTCGCGGTCATGCACGTGCCCCGGTGGGGACCCGACTACAGCGTGAAGATCGCCGGCGGTGTCTCGCGCGCGCGTACCCTCGACCCGATCGGCATCGGGCACTATCCGAACACGCAGATGCCCGGTGAAAGCGGAAACTTCGCCGTCGCCGGCCACCGCACGACGTACGGAAAGCCGTTCTCCGACATCGAGACCTTGCGCATCGGTGACGCCATCGTGGTCGAGACCGAAGCCGGGTGGTACACCTATCGGTTCCGCACCCTTGAGTACGTCCACCCGACCGAGACCTCTGTCCTCGGGGCGGTGCCCCAGATGGATGTTGCCGCCGGCGACGCCTACATCACGATGACCAGCTGCAGCCCCCGCTGGAGCATGACCGAGCGGATCGTCGCCTACGGCGTCTTCGAGTCGTTCACCCCGCGCGCTGACGGTCCGCCCGCATCCCTCACGGAAGGAATCGCCTGA
- a CDS encoding FhaA domain-containing protein gives MGLLDSFEKGLERAVNGAFAKTFRSGIQPVEIASALRSELDKKAAVVARDRILAPNTFTVRLAPSDDERMQAIGQPLVDELADLVAKHSRAQGYTFAGPVSVTIRRDDALSTGTLQVDSSTAQGSVSWRGVLDIAGQRHPLVKARTVIGRGSDADITLADAGTSRRHVEVLWDGERAMVRDLGSTNGTLLNGRKISESPLPPDATITIGRTDMVFRIVAQASAPARPAASDATRAFDMFDGGGRA, from the coding sequence GTGGGACTACTTGACAGCTTCGAGAAGGGGCTCGAACGTGCCGTCAATGGCGCGTTCGCGAAGACCTTCCGTAGCGGGATCCAGCCCGTCGAGATCGCTTCTGCCCTGCGCAGCGAGCTCGACAAGAAGGCCGCCGTGGTTGCCCGGGACCGGATTCTCGCCCCCAACACCTTCACCGTCCGGCTCGCGCCCTCCGACGACGAGCGGATGCAGGCCATCGGCCAGCCCCTCGTCGACGAACTGGCCGACCTGGTGGCAAAGCACTCCCGCGCGCAGGGGTACACGTTTGCGGGTCCCGTCTCGGTGACCATCCGCCGCGACGATGCCCTCTCGACCGGAACCCTGCAGGTCGACTCCTCGACCGCGCAGGGATCGGTGTCGTGGCGCGGCGTCCTGGACATCGCCGGCCAGCGGCATCCGCTCGTCAAGGCGCGGACCGTGATCGGACGCGGCAGCGACGCCGACATCACTCTGGCGGATGCCGGCACCAGCCGACGTCACGTCGAGGTTCTCTGGGACGGCGAGCGCGCTATGGTGCGCGACCTCGGATCCACCAACGGGACGCTGCTGAACGGCCGCAAGATCAGCGAGTCGCCGTTGCCGCCGGACGCGACGATCACGATCGGCCGCACCGACATGGTCTTCCGGATCGTCGCGCAGGCCTCGGCACCGGCGCGGCCTGCGGCATCCGATGCCACCCGCGCGTTCGACATGTTCGACGGGGGCGGGCGCGCATGA
- the pknB gene encoding Stk1 family PASTA domain-containing Ser/Thr kinase, giving the protein MTDDSRVLSGRYRIDEPIGRGGMAAVYRGYDLTLGRDVAIKILDPELARDGGFRTRFRLEAQAASRMSHPTIVRVFDAGEETESLPDGSTQPVPYIVMELVTGKLLKDLIEDGPLDAERAVAYADGILEALEYSHRAGVVHRDIKPGNVMVTADDHIKVMDFGIARAVSDSSSTVAETTAILGTAAYFSPEQAKGEPVDARADLYSTGVVLYELLTGRAPFRGESPVAVAYQHVSETPLTPSEINEDIPRALDAVVLRALAKDPFQRYQDSASFRAALTHALTGKAPSRRQLGTLTSELYGPNPRQAAETARSLRQLSTDTTMRRTQSGPPVAWVWAGVAILAVLLISVLFWVLTIPRGDDTVPSNSRIVPDVTGMTYERASEELIAQDLVPVRVEESSVEVAEGNVIRTDPDTDVSVEVNQEIRVYVSTGQELAAVPTLAGLTQEAATQALEQVGLRVGTVTSRNDPTLSAGTVISADPATGDEVAVGSSVDLVVATGRVLINDVTGYTVEAATRELEAPDTQVTVETQEDSSCPATNPPVVIAQSLAPGEVPIRSTITLTYCSG; this is encoded by the coding sequence GTGACCGACGATTCACGCGTGCTGTCGGGACGCTACCGAATCGACGAACCGATCGGCCGTGGCGGTATGGCGGCGGTCTACCGCGGCTACGATCTGACCCTCGGCCGCGACGTCGCCATCAAGATCCTCGATCCTGAACTCGCCCGCGATGGCGGCTTCCGCACCCGGTTCCGCCTCGAGGCGCAGGCCGCGTCGCGGATGTCGCATCCGACGATCGTGCGCGTGTTCGACGCCGGCGAAGAGACCGAGTCCTTGCCCGACGGGTCGACCCAGCCGGTGCCGTACATCGTCATGGAACTGGTCACGGGGAAACTCCTCAAGGATCTGATTGAAGACGGCCCCCTCGATGCCGAACGTGCGGTTGCCTACGCCGACGGCATCCTCGAGGCGCTCGAGTACTCCCACCGAGCCGGCGTCGTGCACCGCGACATCAAACCCGGCAACGTCATGGTCACCGCCGACGACCACATCAAGGTCATGGACTTCGGCATCGCGCGCGCTGTCTCGGACTCGTCATCCACGGTCGCCGAGACCACCGCGATCCTGGGGACTGCCGCCTACTTTTCGCCCGAGCAGGCAAAGGGGGAGCCGGTCGACGCTCGTGCCGACCTGTACTCCACCGGTGTCGTGCTCTATGAGCTCCTGACCGGGCGCGCACCGTTTCGCGGTGAGTCTCCGGTTGCCGTTGCGTACCAGCACGTCAGCGAAACACCCCTCACCCCGTCGGAGATCAACGAAGACATCCCGCGCGCACTGGATGCCGTCGTGCTGCGGGCTCTCGCCAAGGACCCGTTCCAGCGCTACCAGGATTCGGCGTCGTTTCGCGCCGCTCTGACGCACGCGCTCACCGGCAAGGCGCCCTCGCGCCGCCAGCTCGGAACCCTCACGAGCGAGCTGTACGGACCCAACCCGCGGCAGGCTGCCGAGACCGCCCGATCGCTTCGTCAGCTCTCGACCGACACCACGATGCGGCGCACGCAGTCAGGTCCGCCCGTCGCCTGGGTGTGGGCGGGTGTCGCGATCCTCGCGGTGCTCCTGATCTCCGTGCTCTTCTGGGTGCTGACGATCCCTCGCGGAGACGACACGGTACCGAGCAACTCCCGCATCGTTCCCGACGTGACCGGCATGACCTACGAGCGGGCCTCCGAGGAACTGATCGCTCAAGACCTGGTGCCCGTTCGCGTCGAGGAATCGAGCGTCGAGGTTGCTGAAGGAAACGTCATCCGGACGGACCCCGATACGGATGTCTCGGTCGAGGTGAACCAGGAAATCAGGGTGTACGTGTCTACGGGTCAGGAGCTCGCTGCCGTGCCGACGCTCGCGGGTCTCACCCAAGAGGCAGCGACACAAGCTCTCGAGCAGGTGGGGCTGCGGGTCGGCACCGTCACCTCCCGCAACGACCCCACCCTCTCCGCGGGCACGGTCATCTCGGCCGACCCGGCAACCGGTGATGAGGTCGCGGTCGGAAGCAGTGTCGATCTCGTCGTGGCAACCGGACGTGTTCTGATCAACGACGTGACCGGATACACCGTCGAGGCCGCAACGCGGGAACTCGAAGCACCCGATACACAGGTGACGGTCGAGACGCAGGAAGACTCCTCGTGCCCGGCGACCAACCCGCCGGTCGTGATCGCGCAGTCCCTCGCGCCCGGCGAGGTGCCCATCCGGTCGACGATCACGTTGACCTACTGCTCGGGCTGA
- a CDS encoding serine/threonine-protein kinase — protein MRPTQGVTFGGRYELDSRIAIGGMGEVWEATDHVIGRTVAIKILKDEYMGDPGFLERFRAEARHAALVNHEGIASVFDYGEENGSAFLVMELVPGEALSTILERDGSLSTDKTLDIIAQTSAALQAAHAAGLVHRDIKPGNLLITPDGRVKITDFGIARIADQVPLTATGQVMGTVQYLSPEQASGHPASPATDVYSLGIVAYECLAGKRPFTGESQVAIAMAQINEQPPPLPPTVAVPVQNLVMAMIAKKPEDRPATAAAVARAATALRRGDVAAAAAAIPAIAAGAVAADDATALLTSTATSAETRLMPAPDSPEEEPAPRKRSPWTWPLVALIILLVLVLGGTIWALLANQQPAPDPTNSSSAPSPSASTPTPSPSETRINIDSLNLVGMQCEQAVQAAKSAGVLEVVTDTGTAAPDDSQVGVVWQVNPTGNIEPTTALTVSCYGQVTPIGGPSNPPAIQGGAPAEAGSTVTLTWDSFTCPTGTGTLSGYTVTLQNAVFTVDGTSQRDFPPNDRDEAILIANATGQTLTASYTALCSGGTEQRRSDASPQMQVQIQAAPTPAPTTTP, from the coding sequence ATGAGACCGACGCAGGGTGTGACCTTCGGCGGCCGTTACGAGCTGGATTCGCGGATCGCGATCGGCGGCATGGGCGAGGTCTGGGAAGCAACCGACCACGTCATCGGACGGACGGTCGCGATCAAGATCCTCAAAGACGAGTACATGGGCGACCCCGGCTTTCTGGAGCGCTTCCGCGCCGAAGCCCGCCACGCGGCTCTCGTCAACCACGAGGGCATCGCGAGCGTCTTCGACTACGGCGAGGAGAACGGCAGCGCGTTCCTGGTCATGGAACTCGTTCCGGGTGAAGCGCTCTCGACGATTCTCGAACGAGACGGTTCGCTGTCCACCGACAAGACTCTCGACATCATCGCCCAGACCTCCGCGGCGCTGCAGGCAGCTCACGCTGCAGGGCTTGTCCACCGCGACATCAAGCCGGGCAACCTCCTCATCACCCCTGACGGGCGCGTCAAGATCACCGACTTCGGTATCGCCCGCATCGCCGACCAGGTGCCGCTGACCGCAACCGGTCAGGTCATGGGCACCGTGCAGTACCTGTCGCCCGAGCAGGCATCCGGTCACCCGGCATCGCCCGCGACCGATGTCTACTCGCTCGGCATCGTCGCGTACGAGTGCCTCGCGGGCAAGCGTCCGTTCACCGGCGAGTCCCAGGTCGCGATCGCGATGGCCCAGATCAACGAGCAGCCGCCGCCGCTGCCGCCGACCGTGGCCGTTCCCGTCCAGAACCTCGTCATGGCGATGATCGCCAAGAAGCCCGAAGACCGCCCGGCCACCGCTGCCGCCGTCGCGCGTGCTGCCACCGCTCTTCGCCGAGGCGATGTCGCCGCGGCCGCTGCCGCCATCCCGGCGATCGCCGCCGGGGCCGTAGCCGCCGATGACGCGACGGCCCTCCTCACCTCGACGGCGACGTCCGCAGAGACACGGCTGATGCCGGCGCCAGACAGCCCCGAGGAAGAGCCCGCGCCGCGCAAGCGCAGCCCGTGGACGTGGCCGCTTGTCGCGCTCATCATCCTTCTCGTCCTCGTGCTCGGTGGCACGATCTGGGCCCTCCTTGCCAACCAGCAGCCGGCGCCCGACCCCACCAACTCGTCGTCGGCCCCCTCGCCCAGCGCATCGACCCCGACGCCCTCGCCCAGCGAAACCCGCATCAACATCGACAGCCTGAACCTCGTCGGCATGCAGTGCGAGCAGGCAGTGCAGGCCGCCAAGAGCGCGGGCGTTCTCGAGGTCGTCACCGACACGGGCACCGCGGCTCCGGATGACTCGCAGGTCGGCGTCGTCTGGCAGGTCAACCCGACCGGCAACATCGAGCCGACGACAGCACTGACCGTCTCGTGCTACGGCCAGGTCACCCCGATCGGGGGCCCGAGCAACCCGCCGGCCATCCAGGGAGGCGCGCCCGCCGAGGCCGGGTCGACCGTCACGCTGACGTGGGACAGCTTCACGTGCCCGACGGGCACGGGAACCCTCAGCGGTTACACCGTCACGCTGCAGAACGCCGTCTTCACCGTCGACGGCACCTCGCAGCGCGACTTCCCGCCGAATGACCGCGACGAGGCGATCCTCATCGCCAACGCGACAGGACAGACCCTGACGGCGTCGTACACCGCATTGTGCAGTGGCGGAACCGAGCAGCGACGGTCGGATGCCTCGCCACAGATGCAGGTACAGATCCAGGCAGCGCCGACCCCGGCTCCGACCACCACACCCTGA